A stretch of the Solanum dulcamara chromosome 6, daSolDulc1.2, whole genome shotgun sequence genome encodes the following:
- the LOC129893055 gene encoding pentatricopeptide repeat-containing protein At5g50390, chloroplastic translates to MDISFPLDQQRSSCRYAAFLTDPHVLQERLPLSGNCSFFSKKRYRNVFSQIKGSLSEHGFIKPRPMLKPSKREGNLSEETISKVTQIGDSGSGSGISAQMEKLVFHKRYHEVLDFFDLLQCAGDCQLDSSTYDALITACIGLRSIRGVKRVHNHMVSSGLVLDQYLWNRVLSMHVKCRMMLDARSIFDDMPERNLISWNTMVGGLVDLGDYLEAFRLFFMMWEENSAADPRIFATMIRASSGLEVISLGQQLHCSALKMGEGDNCFISCSLIDMYSKCGSIEDAQFVFDNMPEKTTVGWNTIIAGYALHGYSEEALCMYYEMRDAGVKMDHFTFSIIIRVCTRLASLEHAKQAHAGLVRHGFGLDIVANTALVDLYMKWGRIEDARNIFEGMPQKNVISWNALIGGYGNHGRGIEAIKLFERMVHEGMMPNHVTFLAVLSACRYSGLSEYGWEIFESMDRDYKVKPRAMHYACMIELLGREGLLDEAFALIRDSPFRPTINMWAALLTACRVHKNFELGKFAAEKLYGMEPEKLSNYVMLLNICNSSGKQDEAAAVVQTLKRKGLRIKPACTWIEIKKQPHVFLSGDKCHVQTKEIYEKVDELMLEISTKYGYVTGGKTLLPDVDEQEQKSPHYHSEKLAISFGLIITSSSTSLQLVQSHRICNDCHNAIKLIAMITKREIVVRDASRFHRFKNGTCSCGDYW, encoded by the coding sequence ATGGACATATCGTTTCCGCTGGATCAGCAACGGAGCAGCTGTAGGTATGCTGCTTTCTTGACAGACCCACATGTTCTGCAGGAAAGGCTCCCCCTTTCCGGGAATTGCTCCTTTTTCAGCAAGAAAAGGTATAGAAACGTGTTTTCTCAGATCAAAGGTTCTCTTTCTGAACATGGGTTTATAAAGCCAAGACCCATGTTGAAACCTTCCAAGAGGGAGGGAAATTTAAGTGAAGAAACCATTTCAAAAGTAACCCAAATTGGGGATTCAGGTTCAGGTTCAGGGATTAGTGCTCAAATGGAAAAGCTAGTTTTTCATAAAAGGTATCACGAGGTGCTTGATTTTTTTGACCTGTTACAATGTGCAGGTGATTGTCAGTTAGATAGTAGCACGTATGATGCTTTGATAACTGCCTGTATTGGGTTAAGGTCGATTAGAGGGGTTAAGCGGGTGCATAATCATATGGTTAGTTCTGGATTGGTATTAGACCAGTATTTATGGAACAGGGTTTTGTCTATGCATGTCAAATGTAGGATGATGTTAGATGCACGTAGCATATTTGATGATATGCCCGAGAGGAACTTGATTTCTTGGAATACAATGGTTGGAGGGCTAGTGGATTTGGGGGATTATTTGGAGGCGTTTAGGTTGTTTTTCATGATGTGGGAAGAGAATTCTGCTGCTGATCCTCGGATATTTGCGACGATGATTCGAGCATCTTCTGGATTAGAGGTTATTTCTTTGGGACAGCAATTGCATTGTAGTGCTTTGAAAATGGGGGAAGGCGATAATTGTTTTATATCTTGTTCTTTAATTGATATGTACAGCAAGTGCGGTAGCATAGAAGATGCTCAGTTTGTGTTTGATAATATGCCAGAGAAGACCACAGTAGGGTGGAATACGATTATTGCCGGTTACGCTCTCCATGGCTATAGTGAGGAGGCTTTATGTATGTACTATGAGATGCGAGATGCTGGTGTCAAAATGGATCACTTCACATTTTCAATCATTATCAGAGTTTGCACGAGATTAGCCTCGCTGGAGCATGCTAAACAAGCTCATGCTGGGCTAGTTCGACATGGATTTGGATTAGATATAGTTGCCAATACAGCACTAGTggatttgtatatgaaatggGGGAGGATAGAAGATGCTCGTAACATTTTTGAGGGGATGCCCCAAAAGAATGTTATTTCTTGGAATGCCTTAATTGGTGGATATGGTAATCATGGCCGAGGGATTGAGGCTATTAAACTCTTTGAGCGAATGGTTCACGAAGGAATGATGCCCAATCATGTTACTTTTTTGGCTGTTTTATCTGCATGTCGCTATTCAGGTTTATCAGAATATGGGTGGGAAATATTTGAATCAATGGATAGAGATTACAAGGTGAAGCCTCGAGCAATGCACTATGCATGTATGATTGAATTACTGGGTAGAGAAGGGCTTTTAGATGAAGCTTTTGCATTAATCAGAGATTCTCCTTTTAGGCCTACTATAAATATGTGGGCGGCCTTACTGACAGCCTGTAGAGTCCACAAGAATTTTGAGCTAGGAAAATTTGCAGCTGAGAAACTTTACGGGATGGAACCAGAAAAACTCAGCAATTACGTGATGCTTTTGAATATCTGTAACAGCTCAGGCAAGCAAGATGAAGCTGCTGCAGTTGTTCAAACATTGAAGAGAAAAGGACTCAGAATAAAGCCTGCATGCACATGGATAGAAATAAAGAAGCAACCACATGTTTTCCTGTCTGGAGATAAGTGCCATGTGCAGACCAAGGAGATATATGAAAAAGTGGATGAGCTTATGCTGGAGATCTCTACTAAGTATGGCTATGTTACAGGGGGGAAGACCTTACTACCCGACGTAGATGAACAGGAACAAAAATCGCCCCATTATCACAGTGAAAAGTTGGCAATATCTTTTGGGCTCATAATCACATCAAGTTCAACCTCACTGCAACTTGTTCAGAGTCATAGGATTTGCAACGATTGCCACAATGCAATTAAGTTGATAGCCATGATTACTAAACGAGAAATTGTTGTTAGGGATGCCAGCAGGTTTCATCGATTCAAGAATGGCACTTGCTCTTGTGGTGACTACTGGTGA